In Oryza sativa Japonica Group chromosome 1, ASM3414082v1, the genomic stretch TTTGTTGATATACCCATTGTTCCTTTTTTTGTGTTCTCCTAGTGTTTTTTCTTTAGTATCCAGTATTGTTATGGTCACATCGTTCTAACTTGATGATTATGGATTGGAAAATATTCGTGTATGGATGAATAATATTAGAGCGCTAACAAACAAAAAGCTATCTAAGCAAATGTAAAAAGTTCTTATTGTGCACAACATTAAAGATCTCATTCGAAGTCTCAATTGTGCACGCCATGAAACTCCACATAGCTCTTGGTTGTTCCCATAAAAAAGTTGTAGATAGAAATCAAGAAGTTGTAGCTGGAAAGCAAATGTAAAAAGTTCTTATTGTGCACAACATTAAAGATCTCATTCGAAGTCTCAATTGTGCACGCCACGAAACTCCACATAGCTCTTGGTTGTTCCCATAAAAAAGTTGTAGATAGAAATCAAGAAGTTGTAGCTGGAAATATCATCAAGATGTTGTAACTAGAAATATTCGCCGAaagcttaatttttttaagcatctGGATTCttggtttatatatatttttaattctttCCTGTATGCCCTAAATCCAAAATTAGTGCTTAATAAAATATTCGGCGTACTTGAGTTAAGCTGTCCTATGCCAGATTAGCAAAGTTTTCATAAATCATTTGAGGTTCATAATAcccaaataaataaaaaaaagaataacatAAAGGGAAAGCACAAAATTGATCAAAATTGTACTTTGATCAAAATTCTGAAGATCTAGGGAAGTTCATAATacccaaataaataaataaaaagaataacATAAAGGGAAAGCACAAAATTGATCAAAATTTCTGATCATAGTAAAGGGAAAGCACAGACAATGCAGTCGTGTGTCTTCATCAAATTAAAGTAGTCCAATAtataaaatactactactactcagcAATTCACACACCGGACGTCCTTGTCACAAGCTAAACTCTAATTAAATTTACTGCATGTACCAAAAACCGCACTAGAGCTGTAAGATAGATAGAACACGTGACATGGTAAGTCACTACTCATCACACGTTGGTGGAGGCCATCTGCATGACCCGGTtgcggccggcgccgacgaagCGGCTCCAGTACCAGTGCTCCCCCCAGATCCTGTCCATCTCCTCGATGGGGATCCCCTTGGTCTCCGGCAGGAAGACCAAGACGAACCCCGTCATGATCAGCTCCATGgcgccgaagaagaagaagagcccgAACTTGAGGCGGCACAGCATCATCAGGAAGATCTGCGCGATGAAGAAGGTGAACGCCATGTtgaacaccaccaccacgctcTGCGCCGCCGACCTGATCTCCAGCGGGAAGATCTCGCTGGGAACCAGCCACCCCAGGGGCCCCCACGACCACGCGAACGCCGACACGAACAGGCAGATGAACAGCACCACCACGATGGCGTAACCCTGCGAGATGTTCGCCACGCCCGCCGTCCCGAACTTGACGGCGATCAGTGTCCCAAGAATAAACTGTGCGCATGCAAGATCATCATCCGAATTAAATTATGTGTGTTTGATTTTGTATCTGATCGAATTGATCGATGGGTTTTGTGTGTTACGTACCTGCGCTATGATCATTTGGATGCCGCCCTGGATGAAGAGCACGCGGCGGCCGAATCGGTCGACGGTGGCGATGGAGACGAAGGTGGCGAACATGTTGACGAGGCCGGTGATGACGGCGGACATGAGCGAGGCCGTGCCGCCGAATCCGATGGTCTTGAACAGCACGGGCGCGTAGAACATGACGACGTTGATGCCGGTGAGCTGCTGCAGCGTCGGGATCAGCACCGACATCACCAGCTGCGGCCTGTACCGGCGCTCGAGGAGCGTGCGCCACGGGTTCTCGATGGCCTTGGTGGCCTCGctggcggcgacgaggtcgtcGTACTCCGGGCCGATGTCCTCGGTGCCACGGATGCGGCGGAGCATGGTGCGTGCCTCGTTCTCCTTGCCGCGGGACAGGAGCGAGTTGGGGGTGTCGGGGAGGAGGATGGAGCCGACGGTCATGATGACGGccgggacggcggcgaggccgaggctGACGCGCCATCCCCAGCCGCCGGCGATCTTGTCGGTGAAGTAGTTGATGAGGTTGGCGAAGAGGATGCCGACGGTGATCATGAGCTGGAAGATGATGTTCAGCATGCCCCTCATCTTCGCCGGCGCCATCTCCGACAGGTACAGCGGCACAGCCTGCGTCAAACGTCCACAAACAGGTGTAACATGCATGAACAGATTGAAGAATGTTTTGTATCAAAAGAATCCAATTAAGTAACAGGTTAACGAGATTGATCTGTTTGGTATAACACAGCGTGATGATCACCTGGATGCTGAAGCCGACGCCGATGCCGAGCAAGATGCGGCCAATGATGAGCATGGCGACGTTGACGGCGGCTCCGTTGAGGACGGCGCCGATGAGGAAGAtgaagccgccgccgagcaTGGTCATCTTGCGGCCTAACTTGCGGGTGATGACGGAGGCGAAGAGGGAAGCGATGAGCGCGGCGAGGTAGAGCGACGAGGTGAAGAGCGTGAGCGGCTCGCTGTCGAACTTGCAGTACTGGTTCGTGTCCACCACCTCCTTCTCCTTGGCGTACACCGACGGGAAGAACCGCGACAGGAACGGGTCCATCGACGTCACGCCACCTGCACAACAAATCCATCAATCCATGGATGCATCGTCAGTGCACGTAACATCGTATATCAAGAATATgcaagagcggcggcggcggctgcttaCCGGAGATGCCGATGTCGTAGCCGAAGATGAggccgccggaggaggcgacgaggcagGCGATGAAGACGAAGACGGTCATCTTGCCCGGGTAGTGCTTGGgcgcgccatcgccggcgccggcgttctCCATTGCCAGGGAAACGAGAGAAGGGACACGGGAGATCAGATCGATGGGAAAGGAGTTGTGTCGATACGGTACGTGTGGCTTCGCTTCAGCTTATATAGGGCTTATAAAACGGTTAAGATATCATTAGAGATAAAATTTTACATTAAATATCTTCAGGTCATTTG encodes the following:
- the LOC4326343 gene encoding sugar transport protein MST7-like; its protein translation is MENAGAGDGAPKHYPGKMTVFVFIACLVASSGGLIFGYDIGISGGVTSMDPFLSRFFPSVYAKEKEVVDTNQYCKFDSEPLTLFTSSLYLAALIASLFASVITRKLGRKMTMLGGGFIFLIGAVLNGAAVNVAMLIIGRILLGIGVGFSIQAVPLYLSEMAPAKMRGMLNIIFQLMITVGILFANLINYFTDKIAGGWGWRVSLGLAAVPAVIMTVGSILLPDTPNSLLSRGKENEARTMLRRIRGTEDIGPEYDDLVAASEATKAIENPWRTLLERRYRPQLVMSVLIPTLQQLTGINVVMFYAPVLFKTIGFGGTASLMSAVITGLVNMFATFVSIATVDRFGRRVLFIQGGIQMIIAQFILGTLIAVKFGTAGVANISQGYAIVVVLFICLFVSAFAWSWGPLGWLVPSEIFPLEIRSAAQSVVVVFNMAFTFFIAQIFLMMLCRLKFGLFFFFGAMELIMTGFVLVFLPETKGIPIEEMDRIWGEHWYWSRFVGAGRNRVMQMASTNV